In Massilia violaceinigra, one DNA window encodes the following:
- a CDS encoding phage tail assembly chaperone, which produces MTKTNAKKFSLSVAPTFKAPVAIAIPGAGEAQIIFTFKHRTKDELKEFMESLKAADTEDGPNDADVLLDIASGWDLDEPFDAASLEMLTQRYMGAAQAVIGAYFGELTGARTKN; this is translated from the coding sequence ATGACCAAGACAAACGCAAAAAAATTCTCCCTCTCCGTCGCCCCGACCTTCAAAGCACCAGTGGCCATTGCCATCCCGGGCGCCGGCGAAGCGCAAATCATCTTCACCTTCAAGCACCGCACGAAGGACGAGCTCAAGGAATTCATGGAGTCGCTCAAAGCGGCCGACACTGAGGACGGCCCGAACGATGCCGACGTGCTGCTCGACATTGCCAGCGGCTGGGACTTGGACGAGCCGTTCGACGCTGCCTCGCTGGAAATGCTGACGCAACGCTATATGGGCGCGGCGCAGGCGGTTATCGGCGCCTACTTTGGCGAGCTGACGGGCGCCCGCACAAAAAACTGA
- a CDS encoding head-tail connector protein, whose amino-acid sequence MTSRQTTPPAQLAVSLEAAKLQLRETTADLDASITLSLKGITRECEHQIGRALISQGWQLALPAFEDALRLERAPLIAVQSVSYYDVNNVLQVLAPEAYYVDAVTEPGYIVPAAGATWPETYARRNAVVVEYTCGYGLTAASVPENVQLYILARLSEQFDPATREFKATSQSMYVDRLLDACRVYG is encoded by the coding sequence ATGACCTCACGCCAAACCACCCCGCCGGCCCAGCTGGCGGTTTCGCTCGAAGCTGCCAAGTTGCAGCTTCGCGAGACAACGGCCGACCTGGACGCGTCGATCACGCTGTCGCTCAAGGGCATCACGCGCGAGTGCGAGCACCAGATCGGCCGCGCCCTGATATCGCAGGGCTGGCAGCTGGCTTTGCCGGCGTTCGAGGATGCATTGCGCCTGGAGCGCGCGCCGCTCATCGCCGTGCAGAGCGTCAGCTACTACGACGTCAACAACGTGCTCCAGGTGCTGGCGCCGGAAGCCTACTACGTCGACGCCGTGACCGAGCCGGGCTACATCGTGCCAGCTGCGGGCGCGACCTGGCCGGAGACATACGCGCGCCGCAACGCCGTGGTCGTGGAATACACGTGCGGCTACGGCCTGACCGCCGCCAGCGTGCCCGAGAACGTGCAGCTCTATATCCTGGCGCGCCTGTCCGAGCAGTTCGACCCGGCGACGCGCGAGTTCAAGGCCACCTCGCAATCGATGTACGTGGACAGGCTGCTGGACGCCTGCCGGGTGTACGGATGA
- a CDS encoding lysozyme, whose product MALTNKQRAGWCAIAVTIVGGFEGLRQAAYLDPVGIPTICFGETKGVRMGQRATLAQCDAMLASSLQLANHAVDDCIRAPLPDYRRAALVSFAYNVGQTSLCGSTLARKLNAGDTLGGCDELLRWTYAKGIKLPGLVKRRQAERNLCLVGAT is encoded by the coding sequence ATGGCACTGACAAATAAGCAGCGCGCCGGCTGGTGCGCAATCGCCGTCACCATAGTGGGCGGCTTCGAGGGCCTGCGCCAGGCTGCCTACCTTGACCCGGTCGGGATCCCGACGATCTGCTTTGGCGAGACCAAAGGTGTGCGGATGGGCCAGCGCGCCACGCTCGCGCAGTGCGACGCCATGCTTGCCAGTTCGCTGCAACTGGCGAACCACGCCGTTGACGACTGCATCCGGGCGCCGCTGCCGGATTACCGCCGCGCTGCGCTGGTCAGCTTCGCCTACAACGTTGGCCAGACCAGCCTGTGCGGGTCCACGCTGGCGCGCAAGCTGAACGCGGGCGACACGCTGGGCGGCTGCGATGAACTGCTGCGCTGGACGTACGCCAAGGGCATCAAGCTGCCCGGGCTGGTGAAGCGGCGCCAGGCCGAGCGCAATCTCTGCCTCGTGGGGGCAACGTGA
- a CDS encoding collagen-like triple helix repeat-containing protein, with amino-acid sequence MNAKKWSTSFYWVLRIFLGVAAALILVAVLYPARVIQGPPGKTGAQGIEGPAGADGVGKKGETGDRGRAGSDGDAGKRGAAGSKGEQGDTGATGAKGNGFWSGK; translated from the coding sequence ATGAATGCGAAAAAGTGGTCGACGTCATTCTACTGGGTGCTGCGCATCTTCCTGGGCGTGGCAGCCGCGCTGATCCTGGTGGCGGTTCTCTACCCGGCGAGGGTCATCCAAGGGCCGCCTGGCAAGACTGGTGCGCAGGGAATCGAGGGGCCGGCCGGCGCTGATGGCGTTGGCAAGAAAGGCGAGACCGGCGATCGCGGGCGCGCTGGCAGCGACGGCGACGCAGGCAAGCGCGGCGCGGCCGGCAGTAAAGGAGAGCAAGGCGATACCGGCGCAACCGGTGCAAAAGGTAATGGATTTTGGAGCGGAAAATGA
- a CDS encoding DUF7940 domain-containing protein, protein MILIEDWRAVLAKAWSLKFNAAAGLLGAAEVYIALVQPAGVPNGVFAGIAAVVSTLAFGARLLAQKELHGTDK, encoded by the coding sequence ATGATCCTCATCGAAGACTGGCGCGCGGTGCTCGCCAAGGCATGGAGCCTGAAATTCAACGCTGCGGCGGGCCTGCTGGGCGCTGCCGAGGTGTATATCGCGCTGGTGCAGCCTGCCGGCGTCCCCAATGGTGTATTCGCTGGCATCGCGGCCGTCGTGTCAACGCTGGCATTTGGCGCGCGCTTGCTCGCGCAGAAGGAATTACATGGCACTGACAAATAA
- a CDS encoding phage portal protein, which translates to MKFFDALVAMITGRQDSSRPEVSNVTYSDSVMDAFGVSSAGTTVSATTAMRVSAVAACVAKISGAIVNMPIHEYSLEDGDIPGRVARSDTWYLLNEQPSPNYTAASMWEGVSMAQLLRGDAFALIRRRMNGSVREILPLPWGAVSPMRTVGQGVRYYVNLPEHGISTWFDPADILHFPGLGFDDTTMRSMSAIQYGARSAIGNALAMDEYSGKFFEGGAHPSIILSTDKKMAPGQVKDMQEAFARRHSGLANAHRLPFILTEGFSAKEISLSAEDAQLLEARKFQVLDVARAFGVPGFMINESTGATSWGSGIESIGRAFVQYTLQTWLRKIEQELNRKLYPRNTRRFLEFYREALYEGDIAAQGEYFRSALGGPGAGDGHMSINEVRRIKRMAPIPGGDEVYRAPRDQPQPASKAAE; encoded by the coding sequence ATGAAATTTTTCGACGCGCTTGTCGCCATGATCACCGGGCGGCAGGACTCGTCACGCCCAGAAGTTAGCAACGTGACCTACAGCGACAGCGTGATGGACGCGTTCGGCGTTTCGTCAGCCGGTACCACCGTATCGGCCACCACGGCAATGCGCGTGTCGGCGGTGGCCGCCTGCGTCGCCAAGATCAGCGGCGCGATCGTGAACATGCCAATTCACGAATACTCACTGGAGGACGGCGATATTCCGGGCCGCGTGGCGCGCAGCGATACATGGTATCTGCTAAACGAGCAGCCGAGCCCGAACTACACCGCGGCGTCGATGTGGGAGGGCGTGAGCATGGCGCAGCTGCTGCGCGGTGACGCGTTTGCCCTGATCCGCCGGCGCATGAACGGTTCGGTGCGCGAGATTCTGCCGCTGCCATGGGGCGCTGTGTCGCCGATGCGCACCGTTGGCCAGGGCGTGCGCTACTACGTGAATCTGCCCGAGCACGGCATTTCGACTTGGTTCGACCCTGCCGACATTCTGCACTTTCCGGGCCTTGGCTTCGACGACACGACCATGCGGTCCATGTCTGCCATTCAGTATGGCGCGCGCAGCGCGATCGGCAATGCACTTGCGATGGACGAGTACAGCGGGAAGTTCTTCGAGGGTGGCGCGCATCCATCGATCATTCTCAGCACCGACAAGAAGATGGCCCCAGGGCAGGTCAAGGACATGCAGGAGGCGTTTGCGCGCCGACACTCGGGCCTGGCGAATGCCCACCGCCTGCCGTTCATCTTGACCGAAGGATTCAGCGCCAAGGAGATCAGCCTGTCCGCCGAGGACGCCCAGCTGCTGGAGGCGCGCAAGTTTCAAGTGCTCGACGTTGCGCGCGCGTTCGGCGTTCCTGGTTTCATGATCAACGAATCCACCGGCGCCACGTCGTGGGGCTCCGGTATCGAGTCGATCGGGCGCGCGTTCGTGCAGTACACGCTGCAAACCTGGCTGCGGAAGATCGAACAGGAACTGAACCGCAAGCTGTACCCGCGCAATACGCGCCGCTTCCTCGAATTCTACCGGGAGGCGCTTTACGAAGGCGACATCGCGGCACAGGGCGAGTATTTCCGGTCGGCCTTGGGCGGCCCGGGCGCCGGCGACGGCCACATGTCGATCAACGAAGTCCGCCGTATCAAGCGCATGGCGCCGATCCCTGGCGGCGATGAAGTCTACCGCGCACCGCGCGACCAACCACAACCCGCATCGAAAGCCGCCGAATGA
- a CDS encoding GIY-YIG nuclease family protein: protein MAGKPGRSGGARIGSGRKSSSYHAMVAAGEIKLDQKPVRAFRDVPCFVYIVHEVLQPGVCKIGVALNAARRVSHLQVGTWRDLVLAESFLCPTEEAAHLVEREVHLALKEYHCRGEWFAVTPDFAANAVRSAAARANANLAGAAMTTGGVQSERF from the coding sequence ATGGCAGGCAAACCCGGTCGTAGCGGCGGTGCGCGTATCGGCTCGGGGCGCAAGTCCAGTTCATATCACGCGATGGTTGCCGCCGGAGAAATCAAGTTGGATCAGAAGCCGGTCCGGGCGTTCCGCGACGTTCCGTGCTTCGTCTACATCGTGCACGAAGTACTTCAGCCTGGAGTTTGCAAAATCGGCGTGGCGCTCAATGCAGCAAGGCGGGTGTCCCATTTGCAGGTGGGGACGTGGCGTGACTTGGTGCTGGCCGAATCGTTCCTTTGCCCAACTGAAGAAGCTGCCCACTTGGTTGAGCGCGAAGTCCACCTCGCGCTGAAGGAATATCACTGCCGCGGCGAGTGGTTCGCTGTAACCCCAGACTTCGCTGCCAATGCAGTGCGTAGCGCAGCAGCGCGTGCCAACGCCAACTTGGCGGGCGCTGCAATGACAACAGGTGGAGTTCAGAGTGAGCGATTCTAA
- a CDS encoding phage tail protein — translation MAVSLPNGIVLALATAYAANLTVTAASNASEAVLTVTNTLVAGDFFEFTSGWSRANNRVFRVKSPSGTTIVVEGLDTTSTTAFPAGSGAGTIRKINTWTQITQIMGCTSSGGEPQYQTYSFLEQDFDSQIPTTTSAQSVALEIADDPALAGYQALKAVAQSRATTALRATLPAGGFILYNGICAFDETPSLSKGNLMAVKAGIALQGRPVRYAT, via the coding sequence ATGGCTGTTTCTCTCCCAAACGGTATCGTGCTCGCTCTGGCGACTGCGTACGCGGCAAACCTTACCGTCACCGCCGCATCCAATGCATCGGAGGCGGTGCTGACCGTTACGAATACCCTGGTGGCCGGTGACTTCTTCGAATTCACCTCGGGCTGGAGCCGCGCGAACAACCGCGTGTTCCGCGTGAAGTCGCCGAGCGGCACCACCATCGTCGTGGAAGGCTTGGATACCACGTCGACGACCGCATTCCCTGCCGGCTCTGGTGCGGGCACGATCCGCAAGATCAACACCTGGACGCAGATCACCCAGATCATGGGCTGCACCAGCTCGGGCGGCGAACCGCAGTACCAGACCTACTCCTTCCTGGAGCAAGACTTCGACAGCCAGATTCCGACCACCACGTCGGCCCAATCGGTCGCCCTGGAAATCGCGGATGATCCGGCGCTCGCTGGCTATCAGGCGCTCAAGGCCGTGGCGCAATCGCGCGCGACCACGGCGCTGCGTGCCACTCTGCCAGCCGGCGGGTTCATCCTCTACAACGGCATCTGCGCCTTCGACGAAACGCCATCGCTCAGCAAGGGCAACCTGATGGCCGTCAAGGCTGGTATCGCGCTGCAGGGCCGCCCGGTTCGTTACGCGACCTAA
- a CDS encoding HK97-gp10 family putative phage morphogenesis protein: protein MITIDASAFQDAIKAATDQIAGAVGESSLRAAGFAGAEVFRDEAIRNAASHKKTGVLMRNIIAKRLDEESDGDKRQAYLVTVRSGKFGTDGDAFYWRFVENGHRFVRRKNKKQSLKAARAASALEYGTASAPAYPFMRPAYESKKQEAAEAVTAKLAEKMAEKAGGA from the coding sequence ATGATCACTATCGACGCGAGCGCGTTTCAAGACGCGATCAAAGCCGCAACCGACCAGATTGCGGGCGCTGTGGGCGAATCGAGCCTGCGCGCCGCGGGTTTCGCCGGCGCCGAGGTATTCCGTGACGAGGCGATCCGCAACGCAGCCTCGCACAAGAAGACCGGCGTCTTGATGCGCAACATCATCGCGAAGCGCCTGGACGAAGAGTCGGACGGCGATAAGCGCCAAGCGTATCTGGTCACGGTCCGGTCCGGCAAGTTCGGCACCGATGGCGACGCTTTTTACTGGCGCTTCGTCGAAAACGGTCACCGCTTTGTGCGCCGCAAGAACAAAAAGCAGTCGCTCAAGGCGGCGCGCGCGGCGTCGGCGCTGGAGTACGGCACGGCCAGCGCGCCGGCCTACCCGTTCATGCGCCCGGCTTACGAGAGCAAGAAGCAGGAAGCGGCCGAGGCTGTGACCGCCAAGCTGGCCGAGAAAATGGCCGAGAAAGCTGGTGGCGCATGA
- a CDS encoding HNH endonuclease yields the protein MCKRPGYLVDHIKPLIDGGSDEDTNKQLLCAPCHDDKSAREAAARAGS from the coding sequence GTGTGCAAGAGGCCCGGCTACCTCGTCGACCACATCAAGCCGCTGATAGACGGCGGATCGGATGAAGATACCAACAAGCAACTGTTATGCGCACCGTGCCATGACGACAAGTCCGCACGAGAGGCGGCGGCCCGCGCGGGATCGTAG
- a CDS encoding head maturation protease, ClpP-related → MTYLMQLCIDNAASSVAKQEIFVSNSAGQTLYIRGVIASNFDANAADVIASLNKADPGQVLNIRFNTPGGDVFQGKEIAAAIKSYPGKTIGHVDSLCASAGTSIAISCDEIEMSKGAFFMIHNAQGMAFGDKKALRDRADLVEKIELSIVDDYTEKTGKPAEDVIAMMEAETWMSAEEALSHGFIDRIAGAPAKTSNAWNLAAYANAPAALAPQPPAAEPAPAPTPVPSMTQANTNRLALIQAL, encoded by the coding sequence ATGACCTACCTCATGCAACTTTGTATTGACAACGCCGCAAGCTCGGTAGCGAAGCAGGAGATTTTCGTCTCGAACAGCGCCGGCCAGACGCTCTACATCCGTGGCGTCATCGCGTCGAACTTCGATGCGAACGCGGCCGACGTGATCGCCAGCCTGAATAAGGCTGACCCGGGTCAGGTGCTCAACATCCGCTTCAACACCCCGGGCGGCGATGTGTTCCAGGGTAAAGAGATCGCCGCGGCGATTAAGAGCTACCCGGGCAAGACAATCGGCCACGTCGATAGCCTGTGCGCCAGCGCTGGCACGAGCATTGCCATTTCGTGCGACGAAATCGAAATGAGCAAAGGCGCTTTCTTCATGATTCACAACGCGCAGGGTATGGCGTTTGGCGATAAAAAGGCGCTGCGCGATCGCGCCGACCTGGTTGAGAAGATCGAATTGTCCATCGTGGATGACTACACCGAAAAGACCGGCAAGCCTGCAGAGGACGTAATCGCAATGATGGAGGCGGAAACCTGGATGAGCGCTGAAGAGGCGCTGTCCCATGGGTTCATCGATCGCATCGCCGGTGCGCCGGCCAAGACATCGAACGCCTGGAACCTGGCGGCCTATGCAAATGCGCCCGCTGCGCTCGCGCCGCAACCGCCAGCAGCAGAGCCTGCGCCAGCCCCAACGCCAGTGCCATCCATGACGCAGGCAAACACTAACCGCCTCGCACTTATTCAAGCCCTGTAA
- a CDS encoding phage head closure protein: protein MSAFAQTLRDLVTIQAPAGRDAIGQPIPGGWVEFAKVWADILHTGGMEAIKAGAVTSTVQASIRLRQRAGLHAGMRVLHDGTIYKVLAVLPDKVRRQYLDLVCEITK from the coding sequence ATGAGCGCCTTCGCGCAAACCCTGCGCGACCTTGTGACGATCCAGGCGCCAGCCGGCCGCGACGCGATCGGGCAGCCTATTCCGGGCGGCTGGGTCGAGTTCGCCAAGGTATGGGCCGACATTCTCCATACAGGCGGGATGGAGGCGATCAAGGCCGGCGCCGTGACGTCGACCGTGCAGGCGTCGATTCGTCTGCGCCAGCGCGCGGGCCTGCATGCCGGCATGCGCGTGCTGCACGACGGCACCATTTACAAGGTGCTCGCCGTGCTGCCAGACAAAGTGCGCCGCCAGTACCTCGACCTTGTTTGCGAGATTACGAAATGA
- a CDS encoding DUF3168 domain-containing protein yields MSMELMVFEALQGFVKGDVYPDFAPEGTPPPYITFQAVGGDPINFLDGGAPSKERVRVQVSVWASTRVEASSIGKQAENALRVVTGLQTTVVTGRMATFDEDAGLRGTMQDFEFFT; encoded by the coding sequence ATGAGCATGGAATTGATGGTGTTCGAGGCGCTGCAGGGCTTTGTCAAAGGCGACGTCTATCCGGACTTCGCCCCTGAAGGCACGCCGCCGCCTTACATCACTTTCCAGGCGGTCGGCGGCGATCCGATTAATTTTCTCGATGGTGGCGCGCCCAGCAAAGAGCGTGTACGCGTGCAGGTCAGCGTGTGGGCCTCCACGCGCGTGGAGGCGTCGAGCATAGGCAAGCAGGCAGAGAACGCCTTGCGCGTCGTGACGGGCTTGCAAACCACTGTGGTGACGGGCCGCATGGCCACGTTCGATGAGGATGCCGGACTGCGCGGCACGATGCAGGACTTTGAATTTTTCACCTGA
- a CDS encoding terminase large subunit, which yields MNEWSTACPDWERRIVAQESLIPFEPLFPDEARAALEVFGALRMVDATGSPLMCETVRAWVNEFVAAIFGAYDAEAGRRLINEFLLLISKKNGKSTIAAGIMLTALILNWRPSGEFIILAPTKEVADNAYKPIRDMIAADEELKALFQVQDHLRTVTHRELMATLKVVAADSDTVSGKKAIGVFVDELHEFGKQAKAANMLLEATGGLTSRPEGFVIYATTQSEDPPAGVFREKLLYARKVRDGVVVDKTFLPVMYEFPAAMLEAGEHRKLENAYVTNPNWGLSVDAAYIEKKHKQAVEAGEEDFRRFLAKHLNVEIGLALRSDRWAGADFWERQAIPVFSLEELIERSEVIDAGCDGGGLDDLLGFAVVGRCATTRRWLVWGHAWAHPVVLERRKEVAARLLDFAKAGHLTLVKEVGEDVAAVAALVAQLEASGKFDRIGVDPSGLGGILDAMLAADVPEEKIVGISQGWKMTGAIKTAERKLAEGVIVHGGQPMMAWCISNARIEPRGNAVIITKQASGTAKIDPLMAMLNAVSLMALNPEANSGSITQGYVEL from the coding sequence ATGAACGAGTGGTCCACGGCGTGTCCGGACTGGGAGCGCCGGATCGTTGCGCAAGAGTCACTGATTCCTTTCGAGCCGCTGTTCCCCGATGAGGCCCGGGCGGCGCTTGAGGTCTTCGGCGCGCTGCGCATGGTGGACGCCACCGGCAGCCCGCTGATGTGCGAAACGGTGCGTGCGTGGGTGAATGAGTTCGTGGCGGCTATCTTCGGCGCCTACGACGCGGAAGCCGGCCGCCGGCTTATAAACGAATTCCTGCTGCTAATCAGCAAGAAGAACGGCAAGTCGACCATCGCGGCCGGAATCATGCTCACCGCGCTGATCCTGAACTGGCGGCCGAGCGGCGAATTCATCATCCTCGCGCCGACCAAGGAGGTCGCGGACAACGCGTACAAGCCGATCCGCGACATGATCGCCGCTGACGAAGAACTGAAAGCGCTGTTTCAGGTGCAGGACCATCTGCGCACGGTGACGCACCGCGAGCTGATGGCGACGCTCAAGGTGGTGGCCGCCGACAGCGACACGGTGTCCGGCAAGAAGGCAATCGGCGTGTTCGTCGACGAGCTGCACGAATTCGGCAAGCAGGCGAAGGCGGCGAACATGCTGCTGGAGGCCACAGGCGGCCTGACGTCGCGGCCAGAAGGCTTCGTGATCTACGCGACCACGCAGTCGGAAGACCCGCCGGCTGGGGTGTTCCGCGAGAAGCTGCTGTACGCCCGTAAGGTGCGCGACGGCGTGGTGGTCGACAAGACATTCCTGCCGGTGATGTACGAGTTTCCCGCGGCGATGCTGGAGGCAGGCGAGCACCGCAAGCTAGAAAACGCCTACGTAACAAACCCGAACTGGGGCCTGTCGGTGGACGCCGCGTACATCGAGAAGAAGCACAAGCAGGCTGTCGAGGCCGGCGAGGAAGACTTCCGCCGGTTCCTGGCCAAGCACCTGAACGTTGAGATCGGCCTAGCGCTGCGGTCCGACCGCTGGGCTGGCGCGGACTTCTGGGAGCGCCAGGCGATCCCAGTGTTCTCGCTGGAAGAGTTGATCGAACGGTCGGAGGTGATCGACGCTGGGTGCGACGGCGGCGGCCTGGATGACTTGCTGGGGTTCGCAGTTGTTGGCCGGTGCGCGACGACGCGGCGCTGGCTGGTGTGGGGGCATGCCTGGGCGCATCCGGTGGTGCTGGAGCGCCGCAAGGAAGTGGCGGCCCGACTGCTGGACTTTGCAAAGGCCGGGCACCTGACGTTGGTGAAAGAGGTCGGGGAGGACGTGGCGGCAGTCGCGGCCCTGGTCGCCCAGCTGGAAGCATCCGGGAAGTTTGACCGTATTGGCGTCGATCCGAGCGGCTTGGGCGGCATCCTAGACGCGATGCTGGCGGCCGACGTGCCAGAGGAAAAGATCGTTGGCATTTCGCAGGGCTGGAAGATGACCGGCGCGATCAAGACCGCTGAGAGAAAGCTGGCTGAGGGCGTAATCGTCCACGGCGGGCAGCCAATGATGGCTTGGTGCATCAGCAATGCGCGCATCGAGCCGCGCGGCAACGCAGTAATTATCACAAAGCAGGCGTCAGGCACGGCGAAGATTGACCCGCTGATGGCGATGCTGAACGCGGTGTCCTTGATGGCACTGAACCCCGAAGCAAACTCAGGCAGCATCACACAAGGATACGTGGAGCTATGA
- a CDS encoding DUF1799 domain-containing protein: protein MYRKGPTPEELAAAGLTEADFAGEPAVEPWPDNLAALLLFQYLRTQWRTGAGGPSGLDYTVLHRKMDRMGLAPDDYDQLEHDIQIMEIAALNCIYAKT from the coding sequence ATGTATCGGAAAGGCCCGACGCCGGAGGAATTGGCGGCGGCCGGCCTGACCGAGGCAGACTTTGCAGGCGAACCAGCGGTGGAGCCGTGGCCGGATAACCTGGCTGCACTGCTGCTGTTCCAGTACCTGCGCACACAGTGGCGCACCGGTGCCGGCGGCCCCAGCGGCCTGGACTACACGGTGCTGCACCGAAAAATGGATCGCATGGGCCTGGCCCCTGACGACTACGACCAGCTCGAGCACGATATCCAGATCATGGAAATCGCCGCGCTCAACTGTATCTACGCAAAAACATAG
- a CDS encoding phage major capsid protein, with the protein MITIEALREKIANLAVQANHLLAEKGDQTWSKDDQLKFDNFAADIESAKGQIRNIEKMRELEADQYFKENGPTNKAEQGVTVDALVAVALYMRNGTNVTNEQAIAIRNAMSTTTPAEGGYTVPAEIATMVIEKLKAFGGMREVATIISTTGGNPLNYPTSDGTGEVGEIVGENAAVTGADVTFGTVALPVFKYSSKKIALPLELIQDSAIDVIALVVARLAMRIARIQNTHYTVGGGTTTPDGVIPRAGVGKIGSTGQTVTITYDDTIDLKHAVNRAYRANAAYMMNDLSVATVSKLKDTTGRPIWTPAITADAPDLLNGHRVAINDDVAVMAANAKSIAFGDFSQYTIRDVAGSTVLRRFDDSAFALNGQVGFCGWQRSGGNLLEPAAVKVYQNSAT; encoded by the coding sequence ATGATCACTATCGAAGCCCTCCGCGAGAAGATTGCAAACCTCGCCGTTCAAGCCAACCACCTGCTCGCTGAAAAGGGCGATCAGACTTGGTCGAAGGACGACCAGCTGAAATTCGACAATTTCGCTGCCGATATCGAGTCGGCCAAAGGCCAGATTCGCAACATCGAGAAGATGCGCGAGCTGGAAGCCGACCAGTATTTCAAGGAAAACGGCCCGACGAACAAGGCAGAGCAAGGCGTCACCGTCGATGCTCTGGTTGCGGTCGCGCTGTACATGCGCAACGGCACCAACGTCACGAACGAGCAAGCCATTGCCATCCGCAATGCGATGTCGACCACCACTCCGGCAGAGGGCGGCTATACCGTTCCAGCCGAAATCGCCACCATGGTCATCGAAAAGCTGAAGGCGTTCGGCGGCATGCGCGAAGTGGCCACGATCATTTCGACTACCGGCGGCAACCCGCTGAACTACCCAACGTCGGACGGCACCGGTGAGGTTGGCGAGATCGTTGGTGAGAACGCCGCAGTAACTGGCGCTGATGTCACGTTCGGCACGGTCGCGCTGCCGGTGTTCAAATACTCGTCCAAGAAAATCGCGTTGCCGCTGGAATTGATCCAGGACAGCGCGATTGATGTTATCGCTCTGGTGGTGGCGCGCCTGGCCATGCGTATCGCGCGCATCCAGAACACGCACTACACAGTCGGCGGCGGAACAACCACCCCGGACGGCGTAATTCCGCGCGCTGGCGTCGGCAAGATCGGCTCGACCGGCCAGACCGTCACGATTACCTACGACGACACGATCGACCTCAAGCACGCAGTTAATCGCGCATATCGTGCGAACGCCGCGTACATGATGAACGACCTCAGCGTCGCCACCGTCTCGAAGCTCAAGGACACCACTGGCCGGCCGATCTGGACTCCCGCCATCACCGCTGACGCGCCTGACCTGCTGAACGGTCACCGGGTTGCCATCAACGACGACGTTGCGGTCATGGCAGCCAATGCGAAATCCATCGCGTTCGGCGACTTCTCGCAATACACCATCCGCGATGTGGCCGGCAGCACCGTTCTGCGTCGCTTCGATGATTCGGCGTTCGCCCTGAATGGCCAGGTCGGCTTCTGCGGCTGGCAGCGCTCGGGCGGCAACTTGCTCGAGCCGGCCGCCGTGAAGGTGTACCAGAACTCGGCCACCTAA